A region of Pseudomonas putida DNA encodes the following proteins:
- a CDS encoding LysR family transcriptional regulator, which produces MNFSSDNIQLFLAVLDRGSFSAAARALHRVPSAVSMAIGNLEAELGYSLFERGPREVRATAQALALEPHARLIAEQLGLLQVHALELSQGLESSLTIAVVPDIDQRPLLAAIARLGERYPLLDIALLSAPQEDALQLLDSGRADLCVAFAGLQVDARRGFQHIGIESLVATLSPAHPAVLDDRVRYLEDLINVRQILVRSRDLPLTDPRALIGATHWSTDSFDIALQMVEAGLGWGDLPLSRIAPLLAAGRLVRLEFRNTRNELQLPVHILWRKQHPLHQAARLLIEQLCRR; this is translated from the coding sequence ATGAACTTTTCCAGCGACAACATTCAGCTGTTTCTCGCCGTGCTCGACCGCGGTTCGTTCTCCGCTGCCGCGCGCGCCTTGCACCGCGTCCCCTCGGCCGTGAGCATGGCGATCGGCAACCTTGAAGCAGAGCTCGGCTACAGCCTGTTCGAACGTGGCCCGCGCGAAGTCCGCGCGACCGCCCAGGCCTTGGCTCTGGAGCCCCACGCCAGGTTGATCGCCGAGCAGCTCGGGCTGCTGCAGGTGCATGCCCTGGAGCTGTCCCAGGGACTTGAGAGCAGCCTGACCATCGCCGTGGTCCCGGACATCGACCAGCGCCCGCTGCTGGCCGCCATCGCCCGGCTCGGTGAGCGCTACCCGCTGCTGGACATCGCGCTGCTCAGCGCCCCGCAGGAAGACGCCCTGCAGCTGCTCGACAGTGGCCGCGCCGACCTCTGCGTAGCCTTCGCCGGCCTGCAGGTCGACGCCCGCCGTGGCTTCCAGCACATCGGCATCGAGTCGCTGGTGGCAACCCTCTCACCTGCCCACCCAGCCGTGCTCGACGACCGCGTTCGGTATCTCGAAGACCTGATCAACGTACGCCAGATTCTGGTGCGCAGCCGTGACCTGCCGCTGACCGACCCGCGCGCCCTGATTGGTGCCACGCATTGGTCCACCGACAGCTTCGATATCGCCCTGCAAATGGTCGAAGCAGGCCTGGGCTGGGGGGATCTGCCGCTGTCACGCATCGCCCCCCTGCTGGCTGCCGGGCGCCTGGTGCGGCTGGAATTTCGTAATACCCGTAATGAATTGCAGTTGCCGGTGCACATCTTGTGGCGCAAACAACACCCGCTGCACCAGGCGGCACGCCTGTTGATCGAACAGCTGTGTAGGCGTTGA
- a CDS encoding RidA family protein, whose amino-acid sequence MSNDIQRFPSSLPFPFSRAVKAGGFLFLSGQIPMSASGEVVRGDIQTQTRAACERIVESLAASGARLDQVVKATVWLSDMSHFAGFNEVYKAFFGDALPVRSTVASALALGVDVEIEVQAFVGQA is encoded by the coding sequence ATGAGCAATGACATCCAGCGTTTTCCCAGCAGCCTGCCGTTTCCGTTTTCCCGTGCGGTGAAAGCCGGTGGTTTCCTGTTCCTCTCCGGGCAGATACCGATGAGTGCCAGCGGCGAAGTGGTGCGCGGTGATATCCAGACCCAGACCCGCGCGGCCTGCGAACGCATCGTTGAAAGCCTGGCGGCCAGCGGAGCACGCCTCGACCAGGTGGTGAAGGCCACGGTGTGGCTGTCGGACATGAGCCACTTTGCAGGCTTCAACGAAGTTTACAAAGCGTTCTTCGGCGACGCCTTGCCCGTCCGTTCGACTGTGGCTTCGGCGTTGGCGCTGGGGGTGGATGTGGAAATCGAAGTGCAGGCGTTTGTCGGTCAAGCGTAG
- a CDS encoding FadR/GntR family transcriptional regulator — translation MISSSTVVNSVVEKLRQALARGQWRTGDMLPGQRELAEQLGISRPSLREAVTVLETLGLVRALPGKGVLVLDADAALQEPGIDTSASASLADVLELRYTLEPFIVGLVAQSANSHDIGQLRLTLMDMREALEADDTEAGVKAYIALHEALFALTTNPIFQSVVQQTSNALKQSADMLRNSPEHLAARLKENEAVVRAIRERNSAEASAQMRQHILAEGQRMGIQLNIPDEHPRT, via the coding sequence GTGATCAGCTCATCGACCGTCGTCAACTCAGTGGTGGAGAAACTCCGCCAAGCCCTGGCCCGCGGCCAGTGGCGCACCGGCGACATGCTGCCTGGCCAGCGCGAACTGGCCGAACAACTGGGCATCAGCCGCCCCAGCCTGCGCGAAGCCGTCACCGTGCTGGAAACCCTGGGCCTGGTGCGCGCGCTGCCGGGCAAAGGCGTGCTGGTACTGGATGCCGATGCTGCCCTGCAGGAGCCGGGCATCGACACCAGCGCGTCGGCCAGCCTGGCCGATGTGCTGGAGCTGCGCTACACCCTCGAACCCTTCATCGTCGGCCTGGTGGCGCAATCGGCCAACAGCCACGACATTGGTCAACTGCGCCTGACGCTGATGGACATGCGCGAAGCGCTGGAAGCCGATGACACCGAGGCCGGGGTCAAAGCCTACATCGCTTTGCATGAGGCGCTGTTCGCCCTGACCACCAACCCGATCTTCCAGAGCGTGGTGCAACAGACCAGCAATGCCCTCAAGCAGAGCGCCGACATGCTGCGCAATTCGCCCGAGCACCTGGCCGCACGGCTGAAGGAGAACGAGGCCGTGGTGCGCGCCATCCGCGAACGCAACAGCGCCGAGGCCAGTGCACAGATGCGCCAGCACATCCTTGCCGAAGGCCAGCGCATGGGCATTCAACTGAACATCCCGGACGAACATCCACGCACTTGA
- a CDS encoding PACE efflux transporter translates to MQGLKRKLVYVTFYELIGLCMSTLGLAYLSDTQASHTGPLAVMITTIAMLWNLIYNTLFERWESRQAKRGRSVARRVAHAIGFQLTLVVYLIPLIAWWLGMSLVEAFLVDLAFIILVPCYTFAYNWAFDRIFGLPNSALATA, encoded by the coding sequence GTGCAGGGACTCAAACGCAAACTGGTCTATGTAACGTTCTATGAATTGATCGGGCTGTGCATGTCGACCCTCGGGCTGGCTTATCTGTCAGACACTCAGGCTTCCCACACCGGGCCACTGGCGGTGATGATCACCACTATCGCCATGCTCTGGAACCTGATCTACAACACGCTGTTCGAGCGTTGGGAAAGCCGCCAGGCCAAACGTGGGCGCAGCGTGGCGCGGCGCGTGGCGCATGCCATCGGGTTTCAGCTGACCTTGGTGGTGTACCTGATTCCGCTGATTGCCTGGTGGCTGGGCATGAGCCTGGTGGAGGCGTTTTTGGTGGACCTTGCGTTCATTATTCTGGTGCCGTGCTACACCTTTGCCTACAACTGGGCGTTCGACCGGATCTTCGGGTTGCCCAATTCGGCGTTGGCTACCGCCTGA
- a CDS encoding GntR family transcriptional regulator, with the protein MTACAHAAPRLPALLAAGETRLSADQIYPRLFDAILEQRLPPGALLPEQALGHAFGVSRTVIRRVLGRLSDQQVVVQRPSHTAHLAAPDPDQARQVLSARRLAETTLITLAAQRARPAQIRQLRQLVERERQHHESGERCAAIRLGGEFHLKLAQVAANAPLARFLNGLVPMTSLIIARYESPCCDHCAWEEHAAIIDAVEAGDAAAALALMHEHLDRLQDKLDLG; encoded by the coding sequence ATGACTGCCTGCGCCCACGCCGCCCCCCGCCTGCCTGCCCTGCTCGCCGCTGGCGAAACCCGCCTGTCGGCCGACCAGATCTACCCACGGCTGTTCGATGCGATTCTTGAGCAACGCTTGCCGCCCGGCGCCCTCTTGCCCGAGCAGGCGTTGGGCCATGCCTTTGGCGTAAGCCGCACGGTGATCCGCCGGGTGCTTGGCCGCCTGTCGGACCAACAGGTGGTGGTCCAGCGCCCCAGTCACACCGCGCACCTGGCCGCCCCTGACCCGGACCAGGCGCGCCAGGTGCTCAGCGCCAGGCGGCTGGCCGAAACCACCTTGATCACCCTGGCCGCGCAGCGCGCACGGCCAGCGCAAATCCGTCAGTTGCGCCAGCTGGTCGAGCGAGAGCGCCAGCACCACGAAAGCGGCGAGCGTTGCGCGGCCATCCGCCTGGGCGGCGAGTTTCACCTGAAGCTGGCGCAGGTTGCCGCCAACGCACCGCTGGCGCGGTTTCTCAACGGCCTGGTGCCGATGACCTCGCTGATCATCGCCCGCTATGAATCGCCTTGCTGCGACCACTGTGCCTGGGAAGAACATGCGGCCATCATCGATGCGGTGGAAGCAGGTGATGCAGCGGCGGCGCTGGCACTGATGCACGAGCACCTGGACCGGCTGCAAGACAAGCTCGACCTGGGCTGA
- the mcpA gene encoding methyl-accepting chemotaxis protein McpA, producing MNLKFRHKILLSACGVVVLAFALFTLYNDYLQRNTIRQNIESSVQQSGALTASSVQNWMSGRILVLENLAQDIALLGAGDSLAGLVEQPSYTRNFLFTYLGQANGAFTQRPDAQMPAGYDPRQRPWYSTAASAGQTVLTAPYQGAVGGLMVTIATPVKGKGNGELLGVVGGDVTLDTLVEIINSVDFGGIGHAFLADSNGQVIVSPDKDQVMKNLKDIYPGSGLRVASGMQDVTLNGQERLISFAPVSGLPSAQWYIGLSIDKDKAYAALSQFRTSAIIAMLIAVAAIAGLLGLLIPVLMQPLTTMGRAMRDIAEGEGDLTRRLAVQNKDEFGELATSFNRFVERIHASISEVSSATRLVHDLSEKVVNASNASITGSEEQSMRTNSVAAAINELGAATQEIARNAADASQHASGASEQAHGGREVVEEAISAMTALSQRISESCAQIETLNTSTDEIGKILDVIKGISQQTNLLALNAAIEAARAGEAGRGFAVVADEVRNLAHRTQESAEEIHRMITSLQVGSREAVHTMNTSQVSSEQTVQVANQAGVRLASVTQRIGEIDGMNQSVATATEEQTAVVESLNLDITQINALNQQGVENLNETLLHCDQLAQQAGRLKQLVGSFRI from the coding sequence ATGAACCTGAAATTTCGCCACAAGATCCTGCTCAGCGCCTGCGGCGTCGTGGTCCTGGCTTTTGCCCTGTTCACGCTCTACAACGACTACCTGCAACGCAACACCATCCGCCAGAACATCGAATCGTCGGTGCAGCAATCCGGTGCACTGACCGCCAGCAGCGTGCAGAACTGGATGAGCGGGCGCATCCTGGTGCTGGAGAACCTGGCCCAGGACATCGCCCTGCTCGGTGCCGGTGACTCCCTGGCCGGGCTTGTCGAGCAGCCTTCTTACACGCGCAATTTCCTGTTCACCTACCTGGGCCAGGCCAACGGTGCCTTCACCCAGCGCCCCGACGCCCAGATGCCCGCCGGTTACGACCCCCGCCAACGCCCGTGGTACAGCACCGCGGCAAGCGCCGGGCAGACCGTGTTGACCGCCCCTTACCAAGGTGCCGTCGGCGGCCTGATGGTGACCATTGCCACCCCCGTGAAGGGCAAAGGCAATGGTGAGCTGCTGGGTGTGGTCGGCGGCGACGTGACCCTCGACACCTTGGTCGAGATCATCAACTCGGTCGATTTCGGCGGCATCGGTCACGCCTTCCTGGCCGACAGCAATGGCCAGGTGATCGTCAGCCCCGATAAAGACCAGGTGATGAAGAACCTCAAGGACATCTACCCTGGCAGTGGCCTGCGCGTCGCCTCAGGCATGCAGGATGTCACCCTAAATGGCCAGGAGCGCTTGATTTCCTTCGCCCCGGTGTCTGGCCTGCCGTCCGCCCAGTGGTACATCGGCCTGTCGATCGACAAAGACAAAGCCTACGCGGCCCTCAGCCAATTCCGCACTTCGGCGATCATCGCCATGCTCATCGCCGTGGCGGCCATCGCCGGCCTGCTTGGTTTGTTGATCCCGGTGCTGATGCAACCGCTGACCACCATGGGCCGTGCCATGCGCGACATCGCCGAAGGCGAAGGTGACCTGACCCGCCGCCTGGCGGTGCAGAACAAAGACGAGTTCGGCGAACTGGCTACCTCGTTCAACCGTTTCGTTGAACGCATCCATGCCTCTATCAGCGAAGTGTCCTCGGCGACCCGCCTGGTGCATGACCTGTCGGAAAAGGTCGTTAATGCATCCAACGCTTCGATCACTGGCTCCGAAGAACAAAGCATGCGCACCAACAGCGTGGCAGCAGCGATCAACGAACTGGGCGCCGCCACCCAGGAAATCGCGCGCAACGCTGCCGATGCCTCGCAGCATGCCAGCGGTGCCAGCGAGCAGGCCCATGGCGGCCGCGAAGTGGTCGAGGAAGCGATCAGCGCCATGACCGCCCTGTCGCAGCGCATCAGCGAATCGTGCGCGCAGATCGAAACACTCAACACCAGCACCGACGAAATCGGCAAGATCCTCGACGTGATCAAGGGCATTTCCCAGCAGACCAACCTGCTGGCACTCAACGCCGCCATCGAGGCCGCCCGTGCCGGTGAAGCCGGCCGTGGTTTTGCCGTGGTCGCCGACGAGGTCCGCAACCTGGCGCACCGCACCCAGGAATCAGCCGAAGAAATCCATCGCATGATCACCAGCCTGCAGGTGGGCTCGCGTGAGGCGGTGCACACCATGAACACCAGCCAGGTCTCCAGCGAACAGACCGTGCAGGTGGCCAACCAGGCCGGTGTGCGTCTGGCCAGCGTGACCCAGCGCATTGGCGAGATCGATGGCATGAACCAGTCGGTGGCCACCGCCACCGAAGAGCAGACGGCCGTGGTCGAGAGCCTCAACCTGGACATCACCCAGATCAACGCCCTCAACCAGCAAGGCGTCGAAAACCTGAACGAGACACTGCTGCACTGCGATCAACTGGCCCAGCAGGCTGGCCGCCTGAAGCAGCTGGTAGGCAGCTTCAGAATCTGA